One Niabella beijingensis DNA window includes the following coding sequences:
- a CDS encoding ParA family protein produces MDTNKQPLFIAFSSQKGGVGKSTFTTLVASLLHYRLGYNVAVFDCDFPQHSLMQMRARDMSSIMGNEVYKKLAHKQFTSINKKAYPVMQHRADGVLDAVTQFLQSATVSVDVVFFDLPGTVNSAGILKTLAGMHHIFTPIIADRVVMESTLIFTQVLNDVVRKQGATTIQSISLFWNQVDGREKSTLYGVYEDLIKKLGIHLMRTRITDSKRFRKEGEANAKTVFRSTLLPADERLMKACRLDLFMDEFLRTVKL; encoded by the coding sequence ATGGACACGAACAAACAACCTTTGTTTATCGCCTTTTCCTCCCAAAAGGGAGGTGTAGGCAAAAGCACCTTTACCACGCTGGTGGCAAGCCTGCTTCATTATCGGCTCGGCTATAATGTTGCCGTATTCGACTGCGATTTTCCGCAACACAGCCTTATGCAAATGAGGGCAAGGGATATGAGCAGCATAATGGGCAATGAGGTGTACAAAAAACTGGCTCATAAACAATTTACGAGCATCAACAAAAAAGCCTATCCCGTTATGCAGCACCGGGCAGACGGTGTACTGGATGCCGTAACGCAATTCCTGCAATCGGCTACCGTTTCGGTGGACGTGGTTTTTTTCGACCTGCCGGGTACGGTCAATTCCGCAGGGATATTGAAAACGCTGGCGGGTATGCACCACATCTTTACGCCCATCATTGCCGACCGTGTAGTGATGGAAAGCACGTTGATTTTTACGCAAGTCCTGAACGATGTTGTCAGGAAGCAGGGCGCAACGACTATCCAAAGCATCAGCCTTTTTTGGAACCAGGTGGACGGCAGGGAAAAGTCCACCTTGTACGGCGTTTATGAGGACTTGATTAAGAAGTTAGGCATTCACCTTATGCGTACCCGTATCACGGATAGCAAGCGTTTTCGCAAAGAGGGCGAAGCCAATGCAAAAACCGTCTTTCGCTCCACCTTGCTCCCTGCCGATGAGCGGTTGATGAAAGCCTGCCGACTGGATTTATTTATGGATGAATTTTTAAGAACCGTGAAATTGTAG
- a CDS encoding Rid family detoxifying hydrolase: MNTIINTSNAPAPIGPYNQAVLAGNFLYISGQIPVNATTGEMVTENIELETKQVMNNLAFILEEAGFQFSDVVKTSIFLSDMKLFAQVNDIYATYFNDNFPARETIAVKGLPKECNVEISMIAHKNQ, translated from the coding sequence ATGAATACAATTATCAACACATCTAATGCGCCTGCGCCGATAGGTCCGTATAACCAAGCTGTTCTTGCAGGTAACTTTTTATACATATCAGGTCAAATACCAGTTAATGCAACAACCGGAGAAATGGTTACAGAAAATATAGAATTGGAAACAAAGCAGGTTATGAATAATCTTGCTTTCATACTTGAAGAAGCAGGCTTTCAGTTTTCTGATGTAGTAAAAACCTCTATTTTCTTATCTGATATGAAACTGTTTGCCCAGGTTAACGATATTTATGCCACATACTTTAATGATAATTTTCCGGCACGGGAAACAATCGCTGTAAAAGGTCTTCCAAAAGAATGTAACGTTGAAATATCTATGATAGCACACAAAAACCAATAA
- a CDS encoding DUF3408 domain-containing protein encodes MEKNNKKQTGKRSYGSQFLKKHSMNRRGDKAIYVRKEYHERLSRIVQVIGGGNIPLYAYLDNILKHHFELFSEDIVEDFYKMNKPLF; translated from the coding sequence ATGGAAAAGAACAATAAAAAGCAGACAGGCAAACGCAGCTACGGGAGCCAGTTTTTAAAAAAGCACTCAATGAACCGCAGGGGCGATAAAGCTATCTACGTCCGCAAAGAATACCACGAACGCTTATCCCGTATTGTACAGGTTATTGGCGGTGGCAATATCCCTTTGTATGCATACCTGGACAATATACTCAAACATCATTTTGAGTTATTTAGCGAGGATATTGTAGAAGATTTTTATAAAATGAACAAACCACTTTTTTAG
- a CDS encoding DUF4134 domain-containing protein, translating to MEKQSKKVLLTGALLLSAFGVFAQGNGSAGITEATQMVTSYFDPATKLIYAIGAVVGLIGGVKVYNKFSSGDPDTSKTAASWFGACIFLIVAATILRSFFL from the coding sequence ATGGAAAAACAAAGCAAAAAAGTGTTGCTGACAGGCGCCCTGCTGCTGTCGGCATTTGGTGTGTTCGCACAAGGGAACGGCTCGGCTGGTATTACCGAAGCTACGCAAATGGTAACTTCTTATTTCGACCCCGCAACCAAATTAATCTATGCGATTGGTGCGGTCGTGGGCTTGATAGGGGGTGTAAAGGTTTACAACAAATTCAGTTCCGGCGACCCTGACACAAGCAAAACGGCGGCATCGTGGTTTGGTGCTTGTATCTTCTTAATTGTTGCCGCAACTATTCTCCGTTCATTCTTCCTGTAA
- the mobA gene encoding conjugal transfer protein MobA: MEDNKRNQISKVGRKPKKDPATHRYSISLNDMENAQFLALFEQSGMKVMAHFITACIFQKTVKTVKIDMDAVDFHTRLTNFYSQFRAVGVNYNQIVKILYRNFSEKKASAYLFKLEKQTAEMAALCRQVIELTAEFEKTHMQKDR; the protein is encoded by the coding sequence ATGGAAGACAACAAAAGAAATCAAATAAGCAAAGTAGGTCGCAAGCCTAAGAAAGACCCAGCGACCCACCGTTATTCGATTAGTCTGAACGACATGGAAAATGCACAGTTCCTTGCGTTGTTTGAGCAATCGGGTATGAAAGTAATGGCGCATTTTATTACCGCCTGCATCTTTCAGAAGACAGTAAAGACCGTAAAAATTGATATGGATGCCGTGGATTTTCATACAAGGCTCACCAATTTTTACAGCCAGTTCAGAGCCGTTGGTGTGAACTATAACCAAATCGTGAAGATACTTTACCGCAATTTCTCGGAAAAAAAGGCATCGGCGTACCTCTTTAAATTGGAAAAACAGACGGCAGAAATGGCTGCATTGTGCCGCCAAGTGATTGAGCTAACAGCCGAATTTGAAAAAACACACATGCAAAAAGACCGATAA
- a CDS encoding DUF4133 domain-containing protein has product MSSYNINKGIGRTVEFKGLKAQYLFIFAGGLLGVLILVMVMYMAGVNSYVCLFIGAGGASLIVWKTFALNGKYGEHGLMKVGARKRHPKYIICRRSVHRYLKFTPKSSAL; this is encoded by the coding sequence ATGAGTAGTTACAACATTAACAAAGGCATTGGAAGAACGGTCGAGTTCAAAGGGCTAAAGGCGCAATACCTGTTCATTTTTGCGGGTGGCTTGCTCGGCGTGCTTATCCTCGTAATGGTGATGTACATGGCAGGCGTAAACTCTTACGTGTGCCTGTTCATCGGGGCTGGTGGGGCATCGCTCATCGTGTGGAAAACATTCGCATTGAATGGCAAGTACGGCGAACACGGATTGATGAAAGTCGGGGCAAGAAAAAGGCATCCGAAGTATATCATCTGCCGCAGGTCTGTACACCGCTATTTGAAGTTCACCCCTAAATCCAGCGCCCTATGA
- a CDS encoding DUF3408 domain-containing protein: MENQNKKKNQPEIDEEFLMNIIADGVKKEGLTVTPEPPQKQEPEKADKEPDKPVSRERNRSKKSSEADYEQLFFKRAETNARYGKSVYIRPDFHERLTRIVQVIGEDKITIYAYLDNLLEYHFQEFGEDIIKSFNDKYKPII; encoded by the coding sequence ATGGAAAATCAGAATAAAAAGAAAAACCAACCGGAGATAGACGAAGAATTTTTAATGAACATTATCGCCGATGGTGTGAAAAAAGAGGGCTTAACCGTAACGCCTGAACCGCCCCAAAAGCAGGAGCCGGAGAAAGCGGACAAAGAGCCGGACAAGCCTGTGAGCAGGGAAAGGAACCGCTCTAAAAAATCCAGCGAAGCGGACTACGAGCAGCTATTTTTCAAACGAGCGGAAACTAATGCCCGTTACGGAAAATCGGTGTACATACGTCCTGATTTTCACGAAAGGCTCACCCGTATCGTGCAGGTCATCGGTGAGGATAAGATAACGATATACGCCTACCTCGATAACCTGCTGGAATACCACTTTCAGGAATTTGGCGAGGACATTATCAAAAGTTTTAACGACAAGTATAAACCTATTATATAA
- the mobB gene encoding conjugal transfer protein MobB produces the protein MIAKIGKGENLYGAISYNQKKIDSENGQVLLLNKIPETLDNTYSASYLHQRFEPYLSANIRTEKPVRHISLNPDPADKVSDAQFMEMAQEYMERMGYGKQPYIVYKHNDIERTHIHIVTICVGIDGKKISDSYDHPQSMAICRDLEQKYKLIPATEKQRTGNEQAFRPVDYIAGDVKSQIASVVRYLPKYYQYQSIGAYNALLSLFNITAEEVKGELHGQPKNGLVYFALNEPGEKASNPFKSSLFGKHAGLDELQNHFAEAKKKMKTDPARAILKNTIEAAMHTATNEADFKKQLIEQGINTVVRRNDGGRIYGMTFVDHESRTVWNGSALDKNLSANVFNDWWKDAAVEQRQTIEQSSTTDLPTAGKSNADEKEETHGLFDFLNKEQPTDDFGLIDGLGGLLPEAQGEDYEEQAFANRMKKKKRRKER, from the coding sequence ATGATAGCGAAGATTGGTAAAGGGGAGAATTTGTACGGTGCTATTTCCTATAATCAGAAAAAGATTGACAGCGAAAACGGGCAGGTTTTGTTACTGAACAAGATACCCGAAACGCTGGATAATACCTATTCAGCCAGTTATCTGCACCAGCGTTTTGAGCCTTATTTATCTGCCAATATCCGAACGGAGAAACCTGTGCGCCATATATCGTTGAACCCAGATCCTGCGGATAAGGTCAGCGATGCGCAGTTTATGGAAATGGCACAGGAGTATATGGAGCGTATGGGATATGGCAAGCAACCCTATATTGTATATAAGCATAACGATATTGAGCGTACCCATATCCATATCGTCACGATTTGTGTAGGTATAGACGGCAAGAAGATAAGCGATAGCTACGACCACCCGCAATCAATGGCAATTTGCAGGGATTTGGAACAGAAGTACAAACTGATACCCGCCACCGAAAAACAGCGCACCGGAAATGAGCAGGCATTCCGTCCGGTAGATTACATAGCCGGGGACGTAAAGAGCCAAATTGCATCGGTAGTGAGATACCTGCCGAAGTATTACCAATACCAAAGCATCGGGGCTTACAACGCTTTGCTTTCCCTGTTCAATATTACGGCAGAAGAAGTAAAGGGGGAATTGCACGGGCAACCTAAAAACGGGCTGGTGTATTTTGCCCTGAATGAGCCGGGCGAGAAAGCCAGCAATCCTTTTAAGTCATCCCTTTTCGGCAAACACGCAGGACTGGACGAACTGCAAAACCACTTTGCGGAAGCTAAGAAAAAAATGAAGACCGACCCCGCAAGAGCCATCCTCAAAAATACCATTGAGGCAGCGATGCACACCGCTACCAATGAAGCCGATTTTAAAAAGCAACTGATTGAGCAGGGCATCAATACCGTTGTACGCCGCAATGACGGGGGGCGTATTTACGGAATGACCTTTGTTGACCACGAAAGCCGTACCGTTTGGAACGGTTCAGCTTTGGACAAAAACCTATCTGCGAATGTCTTTAATGATTGGTGGAAAGATGCAGCAGTAGAACAACGCCAAACCATAGAGCAGAGCAGCACCACAGATTTACCAACAGCAGGCAAAAGCAATGCTGATGAAAAGGAAGAAACGCACGGGCTTTTTGACTTCCTGAATAAAGAACAGCCGACCGATGATTTCGGATTGATAGACGGATTGGGCGGGTTACTGCCGGAAGCGCAGGGTGAGGATTACGAGGAACAGGCATTTGCTAACCGTATGAAGAAAAAGAAACGCAGAAAAGAAAGATAA
- a CDS encoding MalY/PatB family protein yields MKYNFDEIIDREGTNSLSYDGWRQYIFNLDNDTKFPFENKDYIRMWVADMDFSTPPEILEAIKRRLDRKILGYTYVYDETYFKVLYDWFLKRYQWEINADEMVISPGIIPALNRLIGLLTDKDDAILINTPSYTPFKKAGDYNNRKVFYSDLEEKDGYYIMSFEDIEQKLSNPANKIKVFILCNPHNPTGRVWTEEELLKIGKLCLEWDIWIISDEIHCDLLRNGQQHIPLARLFPDSDRIITCTAPSKTFNLAGNLMSHIFIPNKEIREEWELYYTEFLSPLSVAATQAAYQDCEDWLEQLKVYLDENFAFLKVRLKELLPNARFSIPEATYLAWINIEDYLPQIADKNNLTMLFANNGVLIEDGKMFVSNGDGYIRINVACPRSVLDEGIGRIAKLLNNL; encoded by the coding sequence ATGAAGTACAATTTTGATGAAATTATAGACCGGGAGGGAACTAATAGTCTAAGCTACGATGGCTGGCGGCAATATATTTTCAATTTAGACAATGATACAAAGTTTCCTTTTGAAAATAAGGATTACATAAGGATGTGGGTTGCGGATATGGACTTTTCAACCCCGCCCGAAATTCTTGAAGCCATAAAAAGACGTTTGGACAGAAAGATACTCGGTTACACTTATGTTTATGACGAAACCTATTTTAAGGTATTGTATGATTGGTTCCTGAAAAGATACCAATGGGAAATAAATGCTGATGAAATGGTTATTTCTCCCGGCATTATTCCGGCTCTTAACAGGCTTATCGGTTTGCTGACAGATAAAGACGATGCTATTTTAATCAATACACCATCTTACACACCTTTCAAAAAAGCAGGCGACTACAATAATCGGAAAGTGTTTTATAGTGATTTGGAGGAAAAAGATGGCTACTATATAATGTCGTTTGAGGATATAGAACAAAAGTTAAGCAACCCTGCCAACAAGATTAAGGTTTTCATACTTTGCAACCCGCACAATCCTACCGGACGTGTATGGACGGAAGAAGAATTATTAAAGATTGGGAAGCTGTGCTTAGAATGGGATATTTGGATAATTTCGGACGAGATACATTGCGACCTTTTGCGCAATGGTCAGCAACATATCCCACTGGCAAGGCTATTTCCCGATAGCGACAGGATTATTACCTGTACCGCACCGAGTAAAACTTTCAACCTTGCTGGCAACCTGATGTCACACATCTTTATTCCGAACAAAGAGATAAGGGAAGAATGGGAACTTTACTACACGGAGTTTCTTTCGCCGTTGAGCGTAGCGGCTACGCAGGCTGCCTATCAGGACTGTGAAGATTGGCTGGAGCAACTGAAAGTCTATTTGGATGAAAACTTTGCCTTTCTAAAAGTAAGGTTAAAAGAACTACTGCCCAACGCCCGTTTTTCCATTCCCGAAGCTACTTATCTGGCTTGGATTAATATTGAGGATTACCTGCCGCAGATTGCCGACAAAAATAACCTGACAATGCTTTTTGCCAACAATGGGGTTTTAATAGAAGATGGTAAAATGTTTGTATCCAATGGTGATGGCTATATCCGTATCAATGTAGCGTGTCCACGTTCTGTATTGGATGAGGGTATTGGCAGGATTGCCAAATTGCTGAATAACCTATAA
- a CDS encoding Lrp/AsnC family transcriptional regulator: MSSDYKLDDTDKGILRLLQQNARMTNKEIADRLNKSITPIHIRVKRLQDEGYIQNYVAVLNPKLIDKNLTVFAQIQLKDHSGIALKTFMEQSAKLKEVRECYHMTGAFDFLLKIAVSSMEEYSDVMLKKLSELPGLGAIQSVFVLTEVKNDKTYDI; this comes from the coding sequence ATGAGCAGCGATTATAAATTAGACGATACAGACAAAGGCATTTTAAGATTACTACAACAGAATGCCCGGATGACTAATAAGGAAATAGCGGACAGATTAAACAAAAGTATTACACCCATACATATAAGGGTCAAACGTCTTCAGGACGAGGGGTACATTCAGAATTACGTAGCTGTTTTGAACCCCAAATTGATAGACAAAAACCTGACCGTTTTCGCCCAAATACAATTGAAAGACCATAGCGGAATTGCTCTCAAAACCTTTATGGAACAATCAGCCAAATTAAAAGAAGTTCGAGAGTGTTACCACATGACCGGAGCATTCGACTTTTTACTAAAGATTGCTGTATCTTCAATGGAAGAATATTCGGATGTTATGCTGAAAAAACTTTCAGAACTTCCCGGATTGGGAGCCATACAAAGTGTTTTTGTATTAACTGAGGTAAAAAACGATAAGACCTATGATATTTAA
- a CDS encoding conjugal transfer protein TraD — MEIIIVICLLIVIVLLAKDKIIIKKVVKGKPEQSRVNPDLPEIVGRPKPVERHVVPTAATQRQKEEQAEIADNFETETHETGFAREIPPEELDEVFGSEPVSDFENEDEEWEEQGLPNSDNGFATGVTYEELTTVGALLQKDTLEPASQQKAVDIVQRMQGTELFSLLENSIEGASRKIAELLDKSLPARADFSSSDVRKSDVGDFDIGEFV, encoded by the coding sequence ATGGAAATTATAATCGTTATCTGTTTGCTCATTGTCATTGTGCTGTTAGCCAAAGACAAAATCATCATTAAAAAAGTGGTGAAAGGTAAACCTGAACAATCAAGGGTAAATCCTGATTTGCCGGAAATCGTGGGCAGACCAAAGCCCGTAGAACGACACGTAGTGCCAACTGCTGCCACTCAACGCCAAAAAGAAGAACAGGCAGAAATAGCTGATAATTTTGAAACAGAAACCCACGAGACAGGTTTTGCGAGGGAAATTCCGCCGGAGGAATTGGATGAAGTTTTTGGGAGTGAACCTGTATCCGATTTTGAGAATGAGGACGAGGAATGGGAAGAACAGGGATTGCCGAACAGCGACAATGGGTTTGCCACAGGGGTTACCTACGAGGAACTGACAACCGTGGGGGCATTGCTTCAGAAAGATACATTAGAGCCTGCCTCTCAACAAAAAGCGGTGGATATAGTTCAGCGAATGCAGGGAACCGAATTGTTTAGTCTGCTCGAAAACTCCATAGAGGGGGCTTCACGAAAGATTGCGGAGCTGCTGGATAAGAGCCTCCCTGCCAGAGCGGATTTCAGTTCTTCCGATGTGCGGAAAAGTGATGTGGGTGATTTTGACATCGGGGAGTTTGTCTGA
- a CDS encoding DsbA family oxidoreductase, with the protein MKVQIWSDVMCPFCYIAKNNFEKAIEQLPFANDIQVEWKSYQLDPELKENSGSKTFGQYLMERKGFSAPQTKQFLQQLTDMGQNSGVNFNHDRTFVANTFPAHKLLHLAKKAGKDNEMEELLFRALFEDGKNIADTELLVSLAEQLGIEREMAKDVLSSDKFEYEVKQDFMEARNMGISGVPFFVLNDKYSVSGAQPVEAFVSALTQTYKETVKPLENLGGNDKSCSADGCSL; encoded by the coding sequence ATGAAAGTACAAATATGGTCGGACGTGATGTGTCCGTTTTGCTATATCGCAAAAAACAATTTTGAAAAGGCTATAGAGCAACTTCCATTTGCTAACGATATTCAGGTCGAATGGAAAAGTTATCAGTTGGACCCGGAACTAAAAGAAAATTCCGGCAGTAAAACTTTTGGTCAGTATTTAATGGAAAGAAAAGGATTTTCAGCCCCACAAACAAAACAGTTTCTCCAGCAACTGACAGATATGGGTCAAAATTCAGGCGTGAATTTTAACCATGACAGAACATTTGTTGCTAACACTTTTCCGGCGCATAAACTACTGCATCTTGCCAAAAAAGCCGGAAAGGATAATGAAATGGAAGAACTGTTGTTCCGTGCATTGTTTGAGGACGGAAAGAACATAGCTGATACAGAACTCTTAGTGTCGTTGGCAGAACAGCTTGGCATTGAACGAGAAATGGCAAAAGACGTTCTTTCTTCAGATAAATTTGAGTACGAAGTAAAGCAGGATTTTATGGAAGCGAGAAACATGGGAATATCAGGTGTCCCATTCTTTGTACTCAATGACAAGTATTCCGTTTCAGGAGCGCAGCCAGTAGAAGCCTTTGTAAGTGCATTAACGCAAACCTATAAAGAAACCGTTAAGCCCTTAGAAAATCTTGGTGGCAATGATAAATCTTGTTCGGCAGACGGGTGTAGCCTTTAA